The stretch of DNA TGAAGTAAAACCCCTTGATAATATAAGTTACACAGAAGATGGAACTCTGTTTAAACATAGAATAAAAGAATCGTGGGATTATTCAGTAGATATTTTTAAAAAAATATATCTTTATATAATCATTGGAGTGGGAGTTGGTGCATTTATTCATGGATTTATTCCAGAAGATTTTATTAGTAAATATGCAGGTGGCGATGTTTGGTATGCGCCAATAGTTGCAGTAATAGCAGGAATTCCTATGTATTCAAATGAATTAGGAATTTTACCAATTATAGAAGTTTTAACACAAAAAGGTGTTTTAATAGGAACTGCACTTTCATTTATGATGGCGATAGTTGCTCTTAGTTTACCAGAAGCTATGATTTTAAAAAGAGTAATATCAATAAAATTAATTGGAATATTTTTTGGTGTAGTGGGTATTGCTATACTTTTAACTGGATATACTTTAAATTATTTAGTAGGATAAAAAATGATAGGAAATATTGGAATCTTTTTTATTGCAGCTTTTTTTGAAATATTTGGATGTTTTGCTTTTTGGTTATATTTTAGACTTGAAAAAACTCCTTGGTGGATAGCTTTAGGAGTTATTTCTTTGATTCTTTTTGCTTATGTTTTAACAAAAATTGATGTGGAACACGCAGGAAGAGTTTATGCAATTTATGGTGGAATTTATATAGTAGCTTCGTTATTGTGGTTAGTTTTAGTTGAAAAAGAGAGCTTTAATAAATGGGATTTAATAGGTGCTGGCATTTGTATTTTAGGTGCAAGTATTATATTAATTGGAAATCAAAAATAAGGTAAAAAGATGAAAATAGAGATTTTAGGAACAGGTTGTTCAAAGTGTAAAACACTTGAGGAAGTTACAAAACAAGCTGTAGCGAGAATTGGTGGTTTTCACGAAATAAAAAAAGTTGAAGATATAGTTGAAATCATGAATTATGGTGTTATGAGTACACCAGCACTTGTTGTTGATGGAACAGTAAAAAGTAGTGGAAAAGTTCTTAGTGTTG from Arcobacter suis CECT 7833 encodes:
- a CDS encoding thioredoxin family protein, yielding MKIEILGTGCSKCKTLEEVTKQAVARIGGFHEIKKVEDIVEIMNYGVMSTPALVVDGTVKSSGKVLSVDEVIKLIQG
- a CDS encoding YnfA family protein — encoded protein: MIGNIGIFFIAAFFEIFGCFAFWLYFRLEKTPWWIALGVISLILFAYVLTKIDVEHAGRVYAIYGGIYIVASLLWLVLVEKESFNKWDLIGAGICILGASIILIGNQK